One Frankia alni ACN14a DNA window includes the following coding sequences:
- a CDS encoding glycine--tRNA ligase, whose protein sequence is MLTMQDALLALTRYWTDRGCMIMQPFNTEVGAGTLNPATVLRVLGPEPWRVAYVEPSVRPDDSRYGQNPNRLQTHTQFQVILKPDPGNAQELYLGSLAAIGVDTAAHDVRFVEDNWASPALGAWGLGWEVWLDGLEITQFTYFQQAGGQTLDTISVEITYGMERILMALQGVRHFSELAYAPGISYGEVFGQAEYEMSRYYLDDADIDTVRRLYADYAAEARRLVDARLPVPAHSYVLKCSHAFNILDSRGAVSTTERATSFAQMRGLSREVAALWRDRREELGHPLGVASPPPAAVPVAMTTAVRAPATLLFEIGTEELPAAEVTRTAAAVRAGLLDRLAATRLTHGDVRVQGTPRRIVAIVDDVAPREPDVERVVRGPRVAAAYDAAGAPTKAAVGFARGQGADPADLQVVTHRDVEHVALVRTEAGRDATDVLAEVLGELVAGLRAERNMRWNDPELSFSRPVRWLVALLGETVVPVAVSSLAAGRTTVGHRRAGSPPIEVASADGYPELLATRSILLDPAVRRDLVLEQAAKLTADTGGHIDPDADADTLAEVTNLVEFPRPLLGAFEARFLELPAEILTTVMRKHQRYLPVRDAAGRLLPAFVAVADGQVDDALVRAGNEDVIRARFTDAAFFYDADVKVAPETFRAELAKLTFEQRLGSVADRADRIGALARALGDEIGLGADDRATLDRAATLAKFDLATQMVVELSSLAGTMAREYARRAGEPEAVATALYEMELPRRAGDDLPATVAGSLLALADRLDLLVGLFALDAAPTGSSDPFGLRRAALGAAAILGSRPELAGLAVADVLARAARLTPVPVSEQALAAAEAFLRGRYTQQLLDSGVDHRLVGAVGPLTGTPARAAATLATLRGLIAVPAAATSAGEASSATPSTPSTPSTPSTPSTPSTTGDQVAFAALAAALQRVRRIVPADAPAILDGERLTEPAAARLLAVVTALAERLGARAGSPAPVVADSPVVGDAPVVGDVAAGSGASANPAFVPLGELVAAAGELPAAIDGFFDALMVMDPDPALRAARLGLLARIRDLTAGTLDWEALGSLPASGH, encoded by the coding sequence ATGTTGACCATGCAGGACGCGTTGCTGGCGCTGACCCGCTACTGGACCGACCGCGGTTGCATGATCATGCAGCCGTTCAACACCGAGGTCGGCGCCGGTACGCTCAACCCGGCGACGGTGCTGCGGGTGCTCGGTCCGGAGCCGTGGCGGGTGGCCTACGTGGAGCCGTCGGTCCGCCCCGACGACTCCCGCTACGGGCAGAACCCCAACCGCCTGCAGACGCACACCCAGTTCCAGGTGATCCTCAAGCCCGATCCGGGCAACGCCCAGGAGCTCTATCTCGGCAGCCTGGCGGCGATCGGGGTCGACACCGCCGCCCACGACGTGCGCTTCGTCGAGGACAACTGGGCCTCGCCCGCGCTCGGCGCCTGGGGGCTCGGCTGGGAGGTGTGGCTCGACGGCCTGGAGATCACCCAGTTCACCTACTTCCAGCAGGCCGGCGGCCAGACTCTCGACACCATCAGTGTCGAGATCACCTACGGCATGGAACGCATCCTCATGGCGCTGCAGGGGGTCCGCCACTTCAGCGAGCTCGCCTACGCCCCGGGCATCTCCTACGGCGAGGTGTTCGGCCAGGCCGAGTACGAGATGTCGCGGTACTACCTCGACGACGCCGACATCGACACCGTGCGCCGCCTCTACGCCGACTACGCCGCCGAGGCCCGCCGGCTCGTCGATGCCCGCCTGCCGGTCCCGGCGCACTCCTACGTGCTGAAGTGCTCGCACGCGTTCAACATCCTCGACTCGCGCGGAGCCGTGTCGACCACCGAGCGGGCGACCTCCTTCGCCCAGATGCGCGGGCTGTCCCGCGAGGTCGCCGCCCTGTGGCGGGATCGTCGGGAGGAGCTCGGCCACCCGCTCGGCGTGGCGAGCCCGCCCCCGGCGGCCGTGCCGGTCGCCATGACCACCGCGGTGCGCGCGCCGGCGACCCTGCTGTTCGAGATCGGCACGGAGGAGCTGCCTGCGGCCGAGGTGACCCGCACGGCGGCGGCGGTGCGCGCCGGCCTGCTCGACCGGCTGGCCGCCACCCGCCTCACCCACGGCGACGTGCGCGTGCAGGGCACCCCCCGCCGCATCGTGGCAATCGTCGACGACGTGGCCCCGCGCGAGCCGGACGTCGAGCGGGTGGTGCGCGGCCCACGGGTCGCGGCCGCCTACGACGCCGCCGGTGCGCCGACGAAGGCCGCGGTGGGCTTCGCCCGCGGGCAGGGTGCGGATCCGGCGGATCTCCAGGTCGTCACCCACCGCGACGTCGAGCACGTCGCCCTGGTCCGCACCGAAGCCGGCCGGGACGCCACCGACGTGCTGGCCGAGGTCCTCGGCGAGCTTGTCGCCGGGCTGCGCGCGGAGCGCAACATGCGCTGGAACGACCCGGAGCTGTCCTTCAGCCGCCCGGTGCGCTGGCTGGTCGCCCTGCTCGGGGAGACGGTGGTGCCGGTCGCGGTGTCCTCCCTCGCCGCCGGCCGGACCACCGTGGGCCACCGCCGGGCGGGATCACCGCCGATCGAGGTGGCCAGCGCCGACGGCTACCCGGAGCTGCTCGCCACGCGCTCGATCCTGCTCGACCCGGCGGTGCGTCGCGACCTCGTCCTGGAACAGGCCGCCAAGCTCACCGCGGACACCGGCGGCCACATCGATCCGGACGCCGACGCCGACACCCTCGCCGAGGTGACGAACCTCGTCGAGTTCCCGCGGCCGCTGCTGGGTGCCTTCGAGGCGCGGTTCCTGGAACTGCCCGCGGAGATCCTCACCACCGTCATGCGCAAGCACCAGCGGTACCTGCCCGTGCGCGACGCCGCGGGGCGGCTGCTGCCGGCCTTCGTCGCCGTCGCCGACGGGCAGGTCGACGACGCCCTCGTGCGCGCCGGCAACGAGGACGTTATCCGGGCCCGGTTCACCGATGCCGCCTTCTTCTACGACGCCGACGTCAAGGTGGCGCCGGAGACCTTCCGCGCCGAGCTCGCGAAGCTCACCTTCGAACAGCGGCTCGGTTCGGTCGCCGACCGGGCGGACCGGATCGGGGCGCTGGCCCGCGCGCTCGGCGACGAGATCGGCCTCGGTGCCGACGACCGGGCGACCCTCGACCGGGCGGCCACGCTCGCGAAGTTCGACCTGGCCACCCAGATGGTGGTCGAGCTGTCCAGCCTCGCCGGCACGATGGCCCGGGAGTACGCCCGCCGGGCCGGCGAGCCCGAGGCCGTCGCCACAGCGCTCTACGAGATGGAACTGCCGCGCCGGGCCGGCGACGACCTGCCCGCCACCGTCGCCGGGTCGCTGCTCGCCCTCGCCGACCGGCTCGACCTGCTCGTCGGGCTGTTCGCCCTGGACGCCGCGCCGACCGGCAGCTCCGACCCGTTCGGGCTGCGCCGGGCGGCGCTCGGCGCCGCCGCGATCCTCGGCAGCCGGCCCGAGCTCGCCGGCCTCGCCGTCGCCGACGTCCTCGCCCGGGCCGCCCGGCTCACCCCGGTGCCGGTGTCCGAGCAGGCGCTCGCCGCGGCCGAGGCGTTCCTCCGCGGTCGCTACACCCAGCAACTCCTCGACAGCGGGGTCGACCACCGCCTGGTCGGCGCGGTCGGTCCGCTCACGGGCACTCCGGCGCGCGCGGCAGCCACCCTGGCGACGCTGCGCGGGCTGATCGCGGTGCCCGCCGCGGCGACATCCGCGGGTGAGGCATCCTCGGCGACGCCCTCGACGCCCTCGACGCCCTCGACGCCCTCGACGCCCTCGACGCCCTCGACGACGGGTGATCAGGTCGCGTTCGCCGCCCTGGCGGCGGCGCTGCAGCGGGTGCGCCGCATCGTTCCGGCGGATGCCCCCGCGATCCTCGACGGCGAGCGGCTCACCGAGCCGGCCGCCGCCCGGCTCCTGGCCGTCGTCACCGCGTTGGCGGAGCGCCTGGGTGCACGAGCAGGTTCACCCGCTCCGGTCGTGGCGGACAGTCCGGTCGTCGGGGACGCTCCGGTGGTGGGGGACGTCGCGGCCGGCTCGGGGGCGTCGGCGAACCCGGCGTTCGTCCCGCTCGGTGAGCTCGTCGCCGCGGCGGGGGAGCTGCCGGCCGCGATCGACGGCTTTTTCGACGCGCTGATGGTGATGGATCCCGATCCGGCGCTCCGGGCCGCCCGGCTCGGACTGCTCGCCAGGATCCGGGACCTCACGGCGGGAACCCTGGACTGGGAGGCACTCGGCTCGCTGCCCGCCTCGGGGCACTGA
- a CDS encoding YdcF family protein, which produces MGLSRPSLAVHPFRATWYQVPWWRWAIRAVAAVVAAIVILTVVTFVQVWWVGREDHRPTSDTLVVLGASQYDGRPSAVFAARLDHALELYRQGVAPNVITIGGKQPGDRYTEAEAGAAYLRRRGVPADRVIVVPEGSDTLGSLTAVAGVMNTRHWRSTVLVTDPPHSLRSRTMARDLGLDATTSPVTRGPAVHGFDTKVRYIIREGIGYRWYQLFHRASPPSATTRAV; this is translated from the coding sequence GTGGGTCTGTCCCGTCCTAGCCTCGCTGTCCATCCGTTTCGCGCGACCTGGTACCAGGTGCCCTGGTGGCGGTGGGCGATCCGGGCTGTGGCCGCGGTCGTCGCCGCCATCGTGATCCTCACTGTGGTGACGTTCGTTCAGGTGTGGTGGGTGGGCCGGGAGGATCACCGGCCCACCTCCGACACCCTGGTCGTCCTCGGGGCCTCGCAGTACGACGGGCGTCCCTCGGCGGTCTTCGCGGCCCGGCTCGACCACGCCCTGGAGCTCTACCGGCAGGGCGTCGCACCCAACGTGATCACGATCGGCGGCAAGCAGCCCGGCGACCGCTACACCGAGGCCGAGGCAGGCGCCGCCTACCTGCGCCGCCGGGGCGTTCCGGCCGATCGGGTGATCGTCGTCCCGGAGGGTTCGGACACCCTCGGTTCGCTGACCGCCGTCGCGGGGGTCATGAACACCCGGCACTGGCGGTCGACCGTCCTGGTCACCGATCCCCCGCACAGCCTGCGGTCCCGGACGATGGCACGCGACCTCGGGCTGGACGCGACCACGTCGCCGGTGACCCGCGGCCCGGCCGTCCACGGCTTCGACACCAAGGTCCGCTACATCATTCGCGAGGGCATCGGCTACCGCTGGTACCAGCTCTTCCACCGGGCCTCGCCGCCCTCGGCGACCACGCGGGCGGTCTGA
- a CDS encoding transketolase: MATPVSESAVGTADLETVRELAQQLRVDSVRSSTSAGSGHPTSSMSAADVLATLVARHLRYDWDNPEDPANDHLIFSKGHASPLIYSIFKAVGVVSDTELVNGYRRFGERLQGHPTPILPWVDVATGSLGQGLPDGVGVALAGKYLDKVPYRVWVICGDSEMAEGSVWEALDKASYYNLSNLIAIVDVNRLGQRGPTELGWDLDTYAKRVESFGARAVVIDGHDIAAIDEALAGAEDATRPTVILARTHKGAGFSETSDKEGWHGKPFPEDMAKRAIAELGGERNLRIRGPVPGPDFPRPEPISRPAITLPSYELGAKVATRRAYGQALAALGARTDVVALDAEVSNSTYSEDFGKAYPDRFFEIFIAEQQLVAAAVGLSVRGYVPFASTFAAFFSRAYDFIRMAAISQADIRLSGSHAGVEIGADGPSQMALEDLAMMRAVGGSTVLYPSDATSAAKLVAAMADLSGVSYLRTTRGAYPVLYGPDEPFAPGGSKVLRRSDGDTVTLIGAGVTLHQALAAADTLAAEGVAARVIDLYSVKPVDAATLLEAARATGGRIVVAEDHYPEGGLASAVLGALDDSGLPLSVRHLAVRALPGSGTPEELLDAAGISAKHIVEAARDLLR; encoded by the coding sequence GTGGCAACTCCCGTATCCGAGAGTGCGGTCGGGACGGCCGATCTGGAGACAGTCCGGGAACTCGCGCAGCAGTTGCGGGTCGACTCGGTGCGCAGCAGCACCTCGGCCGGCTCCGGGCACCCCACCTCTTCCATGTCCGCCGCGGACGTGCTGGCCACCCTCGTGGCCCGGCACCTGCGCTACGACTGGGACAACCCCGAGGACCCGGCGAACGACCACCTGATCTTCTCCAAGGGGCACGCCTCGCCGCTGATCTACTCGATCTTCAAGGCGGTCGGGGTCGTCAGCGACACCGAGCTCGTCAACGGCTACCGCCGCTTCGGCGAGCGGTTGCAGGGTCACCCCACCCCGATCCTGCCCTGGGTCGACGTCGCCACCGGGTCGCTCGGGCAGGGCCTGCCCGACGGTGTGGGGGTGGCGCTCGCCGGGAAGTACCTGGACAAGGTGCCCTACCGCGTCTGGGTGATCTGCGGTGACAGCGAGATGGCGGAGGGGTCGGTCTGGGAGGCGCTGGACAAGGCCTCCTACTACAACCTGTCGAATCTGATCGCGATCGTCGACGTCAACCGGCTCGGCCAGCGTGGCCCCACCGAGCTCGGCTGGGATCTCGACACCTACGCCAAGCGGGTCGAGTCGTTCGGTGCGCGGGCGGTCGTCATCGACGGTCACGACATCGCCGCGATCGACGAGGCGCTCGCCGGGGCCGAGGACGCGACCCGGCCGACCGTCATCCTCGCCCGTACCCACAAGGGCGCCGGCTTCTCGGAGACGTCGGACAAGGAGGGCTGGCACGGCAAGCCCTTCCCCGAGGACATGGCCAAGCGTGCCATCGCCGAGCTCGGCGGCGAGCGCAACCTGCGCATCCGCGGCCCGGTGCCGGGGCCGGACTTCCCGCGGCCGGAGCCGATCAGCCGGCCGGCGATCACCCTGCCCAGCTACGAGCTCGGCGCCAAGGTCGCCACCCGGCGGGCCTACGGGCAGGCGCTGGCCGCCCTCGGGGCGCGCACCGACGTCGTCGCCCTCGACGCCGAGGTCAGCAACTCGACGTACTCCGAGGACTTCGGCAAGGCGTACCCGGACCGGTTCTTCGAGATCTTCATCGCCGAGCAGCAGCTCGTCGCGGCGGCGGTCGGCCTGTCGGTGCGCGGCTACGTGCCGTTCGCCTCCACCTTCGCCGCCTTCTTCTCCCGTGCCTACGACTTCATCCGGATGGCGGCGATCTCCCAGGCCGACATCCGGTTGTCCGGCAGCCACGCCGGGGTGGAGATCGGCGCGGACGGTCCGTCGCAGATGGCGCTGGAGGACCTGGCGATGATGCGGGCCGTCGGCGGATCGACGGTGCTCTACCCGAGCGACGCGACGTCCGCCGCCAAGCTCGTCGCGGCGATGGCCGACCTGTCCGGGGTGAGCTACCTGCGTACCACCCGCGGCGCCTACCCGGTGCTCTATGGTCCGGACGAGCCGTTCGCCCCCGGCGGCTCCAAGGTGCTGCGCCGTTCGGACGGCGACACCGTCACGCTCATCGGTGCTGGTGTCACCCTGCATCAGGCCCTGGCCGCCGCCGACACGCTCGCCGCGGAGGGGGTCGCCGCCCGGGTGATCGACCTCTACTCGGTCAAGCCCGTCGACGCCGCGACCCTGCTCGAAGCCGCCCGGGCCACCGGGGGGCGCATCGTCGTCGCCGAGGACCACTACCCGGAGGGCGGACTGGCCAGCGCCGTGCTCGGGGCGCTGGACGACAGCGGGCTGCCGCTGTCCGTTCGCCATCTCGCGGTGCGCGCACTGCCCGGTTCGGGCACGCCCGAGGAGCTCCTCGACGCCGCCGGCATCTCGGCGAAGCACATCGTCGAGGCGGCCCGCGACCTGCTGCGCTGA
- a CDS encoding PH domain-containing protein → MVRLQLPDPAQRDTKYLASQERLVMMVRLHWAVLLPVFLQTLGAVLLALVANILFAAQDVDAGFITTLLWYFALFMILRMLWKVADWQFDHLMITDKRLLKVSGIFFRKVQTMPLSKITDLTYNRDPLGRLLGYGEFVVESAGQDQALSKIQFLPRPDRLYLTLVDMTFGGAPSPAGDD, encoded by the coding sequence GTGGTGAGACTTCAGCTCCCGGATCCGGCCCAGCGCGACACCAAGTACCTGGCGTCGCAGGAACGCCTGGTGATGATGGTGCGGCTGCACTGGGCCGTCCTGCTTCCCGTCTTCCTCCAGACCCTGGGTGCGGTGCTGCTCGCCCTGGTGGCGAACATCCTGTTCGCCGCGCAGGACGTCGACGCGGGCTTCATCACCACACTGTTGTGGTACTTCGCGCTCTTCATGATCTTGCGGATGCTCTGGAAGGTCGCCGACTGGCAGTTCGATCATCTGATGATCACCGACAAGCGGCTGCTGAAGGTGTCGGGGATCTTCTTTCGCAAGGTCCAGACGATGCCGCTGTCCAAGATCACCGATCTGACCTACAACCGGGATCCGCTGGGCCGGCTGCTCGGTTACGGCGAGTTCGTGGTCGAGTCCGCCGGTCAGGACCAGGCACTATCCAAGATCCAGTTCTTGCCGCGACCGGACCGGCTCTACCTCACCCTGGTCGACATGACCTTCGGTGGGGCGCCGTCGCCGGCCGGGGACGACTGA
- a CDS encoding deoxyguanosinetriphosphate triphosphohydrolase — protein MVGEWYDASDTVRRVSERPKATPQPRSPFARDRARVLHSSALRRLAGKTQVVGPLDDDFPRTRLTHSLETAQVGRELAAELGADADLVDAACLAHDLGHPPFGHNGELALDEAAAACGGFEGNAQSLRELTRLEVKIVDDEGRSAGLNLTRASLDAATKYPWARRDAPPEHGGKFGAYDDDLAVLEWVRAGAPPGRRCFESQIMDWADDVAYSVHDLEDGVVGGHIELAALDDPGHREELAVATAQRYPGASAAAVSAALDTLRAQPWWIRSEITSARGQAALRAMTSELIARFSRAAVRTTRERHPGGPLRRYGADLAVDAATVAECAALKGVTAWYVMERPGARTRQARQREVVAELVDLLLRGAPRSLDPSLRARFEQAPDDAARLRVVVDQVARLTDASAERRHAALRGQPVHRVL, from the coding sequence GTGGTCGGTGAGTGGTATGACGCTTCGGATACGGTCCGTCGGGTCTCGGAACGCCCGAAGGCTACACCGCAGCCGCGGTCCCCGTTCGCCCGGGATCGGGCGCGGGTGCTGCACTCCAGCGCGCTGCGCCGGCTGGCGGGAAAGACGCAGGTCGTAGGCCCGCTCGACGACGATTTCCCGCGCACTCGGCTCACCCACTCGCTCGAGACCGCCCAGGTGGGGCGGGAACTCGCGGCGGAGCTGGGAGCCGATGCGGACCTCGTCGATGCGGCGTGCCTCGCACACGACCTCGGACATCCCCCTTTCGGGCACAACGGTGAGCTGGCGCTGGACGAGGCGGCGGCGGCCTGCGGCGGGTTCGAGGGCAATGCGCAGAGCCTGCGGGAGCTGACGAGACTGGAGGTGAAGATCGTTGACGACGAGGGGCGCAGCGCGGGGCTGAACCTGACGCGCGCGAGCCTGGACGCCGCGACCAAGTACCCGTGGGCGCGCCGGGACGCCCCGCCGGAGCATGGCGGCAAGTTCGGCGCGTACGACGACGACCTGGCCGTGCTGGAGTGGGTGCGCGCGGGGGCCCCGCCGGGGCGGCGGTGCTTCGAGTCCCAGATCATGGACTGGGCCGACGACGTCGCCTACTCGGTCCACGACCTCGAGGACGGCGTCGTCGGCGGGCACATCGAGCTGGCCGCGCTCGACGACCCGGGGCACCGCGAGGAGCTGGCGGTCGCCACCGCACAGCGCTATCCGGGCGCCTCGGCGGCGGCGGTGTCGGCGGCGCTGGACACGCTGCGTGCCCAACCCTGGTGGATCCGTTCGGAGATCACGTCGGCCCGCGGCCAGGCGGCGCTGCGGGCGATGACGAGCGAGCTGATCGCGCGGTTCTCCCGGGCGGCGGTGCGGACGACGCGGGAGCGCCATCCCGGGGGGCCGCTGCGGCGCTACGGCGCGGACCTGGCGGTGGATGCCGCCACAGTGGCGGAATGTGCCGCCCTCAAGGGGGTCACCGCGTGGTACGTCATGGAGCGGCCGGGTGCGCGGACCCGGCAGGCTCGGCAGCGGGAGGTCGTCGCCGAACTCGTGGACCTGCTGCTGCGGGGCGCCCCGCGGTCACTGGATCCGTCGTTGCGGGCTCGTTTCGAGCAGGCTCCGGACGACGCCGCCCGGCTGCGGGTGGTCGTCGACCAGGTGGCCCGGCTGACCGATGCGAGTGCCGAGCGGCGGCACGCCGCGCTGCGCGGGCAACCGGTGCACCGTGTGCTCTGA
- the dnaG gene encoding DNA primase codes for MAGRIRDADVALVRERSPIADVVSEHVQLRPAGRNELVGLCPFHEEKSPSFYVNVATGLFHCFGCQQGGDVYSFVREIDGLSFREAAERLARRAGVTLTFEGGGTTDRTVSSQRQRLLEAHRIAAEFYAEQLGGHPSARAGWDFLTARGFDLTAAQRFGVGYAATGWDTLTRHLLSRRFTGEELVLGGLSKQGARGGLIDRFHHRLMWPIRDLAGEVVGFGGRRLAEDGSPNAGPKYLNSPETPLFKKASLLYGAELARRDIARRYQVVVVEGYTDVMACHLAGVTTAVATCGTAFGPEHVGVVRRLLMDSDERRGEVIFTFDGDAAGQKAALRAFEHEERFATQTFVAVEPTGLDPCELWMRGGDAAVRELVARRVPLVEFAIRGVLARYDLDTTEGRLAALDAAAPLINRIKDAGLRHRHAVNLDRWLGFLDERFVARRVAEHREQQTGGRSAAVASAVGRREPAATDPTVIVEREALKLAVQFPGLAGPMFDTLAPEMFTVPAHRAVRELISGLGGVGGGLARTGDVAAWVTELSAAATEEGLRRFVTALAVERVLCDRDVDDRYVDEQMSRVQELHVTRRITDLKSRVQRLNPVVDAEAFNRAYGELIALEQHKHQLRERGVGAA; via the coding sequence GTGGCCGGACGAATCCGTGACGCCGACGTCGCCCTGGTCCGGGAGCGCTCGCCGATCGCGGACGTCGTCTCCGAACACGTCCAGTTGCGCCCGGCGGGGCGCAACGAGCTGGTCGGGCTGTGCCCGTTCCACGAGGAGAAGTCACCCTCCTTCTACGTCAACGTGGCCACCGGCCTGTTCCACTGCTTCGGCTGCCAGCAGGGTGGCGACGTCTACTCCTTCGTCCGCGAGATCGACGGGCTGAGTTTCCGGGAGGCCGCCGAGCGGCTGGCCCGCCGCGCCGGGGTCACGCTGACCTTCGAGGGCGGCGGCACCACGGACCGGACCGTGTCCAGCCAGCGCCAGCGGTTGCTGGAGGCGCACCGGATCGCGGCGGAGTTCTACGCCGAGCAGCTTGGCGGTCACCCCTCGGCCCGCGCCGGCTGGGACTTCCTCACCGCCCGGGGCTTCGACCTGACCGCGGCGCAGCGCTTCGGCGTCGGCTATGCCGCGACCGGCTGGGACACGCTCACCCGCCACCTGCTGTCGCGCCGCTTCACCGGCGAGGAGCTCGTGCTCGGGGGGCTGTCCAAACAGGGAGCCCGCGGGGGCCTGATCGATCGGTTCCACCACCGGCTCATGTGGCCGATCCGCGACCTGGCCGGCGAGGTGGTCGGCTTCGGCGGGCGCCGCCTCGCCGAGGACGGCTCGCCGAACGCCGGTCCGAAGTACCTCAACTCGCCCGAGACACCGCTGTTCAAGAAGGCGAGCCTGCTCTACGGGGCGGAGCTGGCCCGCCGCGACATCGCCCGGCGCTACCAGGTCGTGGTGGTCGAAGGCTACACCGACGTGATGGCCTGCCACCTCGCCGGGGTCACCACGGCCGTGGCCACCTGTGGCACCGCCTTCGGTCCGGAGCATGTCGGGGTGGTGCGCCGGCTGCTCATGGACTCCGACGAGCGTCGCGGCGAGGTGATCTTCACCTTCGACGGCGACGCCGCCGGCCAGAAGGCGGCCCTGCGGGCGTTCGAGCACGAGGAACGCTTTGCCACCCAGACGTTCGTCGCGGTGGAGCCCACCGGGCTCGATCCGTGCGAGCTGTGGATGCGCGGCGGTGACGCCGCCGTGCGCGAGCTGGTCGCCCGCCGCGTCCCGCTGGTGGAGTTCGCGATCCGCGGGGTGCTCGCCCGCTACGACCTCGACACCACCGAGGGCCGCCTCGCCGCGCTGGACGCCGCCGCCCCGCTGATCAACCGGATCAAGGACGCCGGCCTGCGCCATCGCCACGCGGTGAACCTGGACCGCTGGCTGGGCTTCCTCGACGAGCGGTTCGTGGCGCGCCGGGTCGCCGAGCACCGGGAGCAGCAGACGGGCGGCCGGTCCGCCGCCGTCGCCTCGGCGGTGGGCCGCCGGGAGCCCGCCGCAACCGACCCGACCGTCATCGTGGAGCGTGAGGCACTCAAACTCGCGGTCCAGTTTCCGGGACTTGCAGGGCCGATGTTCGACACGCTGGCCCCGGAGATGTTCACTGTTCCCGCGCACCGCGCCGTCCGCGAGCTCATCTCCGGTCTCGGTGGGGTGGGCGGGGGGCTGGCGAGGACCGGCGACGTCGCCGCGTGGGTGACGGAGCTGTCCGCGGCGGCGACGGAGGAGGGGCTGCGACGTTTCGTCACCGCTCTCGCCGTGGAAAGGGTGCTCTGCGACCGCGATGTGGATGATCGTTATGTCGACGAACAGATGTCACGCGTACAGGAGTTGCATGTGACACGTCGGATCACCGACCTGAAGTCGCGCGTGCAGCGGCTCAACCCGGTGGTCGACGCCGAGGCCTTCAACCGTGCTTACGGTGAGCTGATCGCTTTGGAACAGCACAAGCATCAACTCCGGGAGCGGGGCGTAGGTGCCGCGTAA
- a CDS encoding RNA polymerase sigma factor, whose translation MSPTVLPREAQVDEVKDLITRGKEIGFLTTEDVTVAIQAAELPPEQAETVLQVLNDEGIEVLEAGGENPDEADLLARRRREEEELALKAPTSDPVRMYLKEIGKVPLLTAEEEVDLAKRIEAGLFASEKLAVATKKTSPQMRRDLEAIERDGQIAKRKLVEANLRLVVSIAKRYVGRGMLFLDLIQEGNLGLIRAVEKFDYTKGYKFSTYATWWIRQAITRAIADQARTIRIPVHMVETINKLIRIQRQLLQDLGREPSPEEIAKEMDLTPDKVREILKVSQEPVSLETPIGEEEDSHLGDFIEDCDAVVPVDAASFILLQEQLDSVLHTLSDREKKVIQLRFGLTDGHPRTLEEVGREFGVTRERIRQIESKTLSKLRHPSRSQKLRDYLE comes from the coding sequence ATGAGTCCTACCGTCCTACCCCGCGAAGCCCAGGTGGACGAGGTCAAGGACCTCATCACCCGGGGCAAGGAGATCGGTTTCCTCACCACCGAGGATGTCACGGTCGCGATCCAGGCGGCGGAGCTGCCCCCGGAGCAGGCCGAGACGGTGCTGCAGGTGCTCAACGACGAGGGCATCGAGGTCCTTGAGGCCGGGGGCGAGAACCCCGACGAGGCCGATCTGCTCGCCCGCCGGCGCCGCGAGGAGGAGGAGCTCGCGCTCAAGGCGCCGACCTCCGACCCGGTGCGCATGTACCTCAAGGAGATCGGCAAGGTCCCGCTGCTCACCGCCGAGGAGGAGGTCGACCTCGCCAAGCGGATCGAGGCCGGGCTGTTCGCCTCCGAGAAGCTCGCGGTGGCGACGAAGAAGACCTCCCCGCAGATGCGGCGGGATCTCGAGGCCATCGAGCGCGACGGGCAGATCGCCAAGCGCAAGCTGGTCGAGGCGAACCTGCGTCTCGTCGTCTCGATCGCCAAGCGCTACGTCGGTCGCGGCATGCTGTTCCTGGACCTCATCCAGGAGGGCAACCTCGGCCTGATCCGCGCGGTCGAGAAGTTCGACTACACCAAGGGCTACAAGTTCTCGACCTACGCCACCTGGTGGATCCGCCAGGCGATCACCCGCGCCATCGCCGACCAGGCGCGCACGATCCGCATCCCGGTGCACATGGTCGAGACCATCAACAAACTGATCCGCATCCAGCGGCAGCTCCTTCAGGACCTCGGCCGCGAGCCGAGCCCGGAGGAGATCGCCAAGGAGATGGACCTCACCCCGGACAAGGTCCGGGAGATCCTCAAGGTCTCCCAGGAGCCGGTCTCGCTGGAGACGCCCATCGGTGAGGAGGAGGACTCCCACCTTGGCGACTTCATCGAGGACTGCGACGCCGTCGTCCCGGTCGACGCGGCGAGCTTCATCCTCCTCCAGGAGCAGCTCGACTCTGTCCTGCACACGCTCTCCGACCGGGAGAAGAAGGTCATCCAGCTCCGCTTCGGGCTCACCGACGGCCACCCCCGCACGCTGGAGGAGGTCGGGCGCGAGTTCGGCGTCACCCGCGAGCGCATCCGGCAGATCGAGTCCAAGACGCTGTCGAAGCTGCGCCACCCGTCGCGTTCCCAGAAGCTGCGCGACTACCTGGAGTAG